A window of Halomonas sp. GFAJ-1 contains these coding sequences:
- a CDS encoding DUF1338 domain-containing protein, which yields MQREEFIQQLWLDYIHTHPDLGALRLWPLNTPAEYLTLVTLNHGPFAANILAGKLAHMGYRSVGHYAMADKGMLIHLLAPNDNGSWLLLAELQLGTLCKAPREALTGLVAKSHPEDCKGHNLFCRGRPWPMPSWTLYQQLQAAHPLAAWLAVMGPRLHHAGFDCIALGNPLEALDAQLATAGMPSIESQQNGVFPVSSMLQHRFYPAMPQKIAFDNGDEHRLSLGGLALIQKHLDDDHERIAEILLPFHTRCEMA from the coding sequence ATGCAGCGAGAGGAGTTTATTCAACAGCTGTGGCTTGACTATATTCATACCCATCCCGATTTAGGGGCACTTAGGCTGTGGCCGTTAAACACCCCAGCTGAATACCTGACGCTGGTAACTCTCAACCACGGGCCTTTTGCTGCGAACATACTGGCGGGCAAGCTAGCGCATATGGGGTACCGTTCAGTAGGTCATTACGCCATGGCAGATAAAGGGATGCTCATTCACCTTCTCGCCCCTAATGACAATGGTAGTTGGCTATTATTGGCAGAACTGCAGTTAGGCACACTTTGCAAAGCGCCCAGGGAAGCACTCACTGGCCTAGTAGCAAAAAGCCATCCCGAAGATTGCAAAGGCCATAACTTGTTTTGTCGTGGGCGTCCCTGGCCAATGCCGTCCTGGACACTGTATCAACAGCTTCAAGCTGCCCACCCACTTGCAGCATGGCTAGCGGTCATGGGCCCACGACTTCATCATGCAGGCTTTGATTGCATAGCTCTGGGTAATCCACTTGAAGCACTCGATGCCCAACTCGCAACGGCTGGCATGCCAAGTATCGAAAGTCAGCAAAATGGCGTATTCCCCGTCTCATCAATGCTGCAACATCGCTTTTATCCCGCTATGCCTCAGAAAATTGCGTTTGACAACGGCGATGAACACCGGCTTAGTCTTGGCGGCCTCGCCTTAATTCAAAAGCATCTGGACGATGACCACGAGCGAATTGCTGAGATATTGCTGCCTTTTCATACTCGCTGTGAAATGGCGTGA
- a CDS encoding succinyl-CoA--3-ketoacid-CoA transferase, with translation MAGFDKRVSSYEEAMEGIKDGMTVIAGGFGLCGIPENLIAEIKRRGVKDLSVVSNNCGVDGFGLGLLLEDRQISKIFASYVGENAMFEQQMLNNEIDVVLTPQGTLAEKMRAGGAGIPAFYTATGYGTPIGDGKEVREFNGRHYILEEAITGDFAIVKGWKADRYGNVMYRHTAQNFNPMAATAGKITVVEVEEIVEPGELEPSQIHTPGIYVDRIIQGSFEKRIEKRTVRS, from the coding sequence ATGGCAGGATTCGATAAGCGAGTGTCTTCCTACGAGGAAGCAATGGAAGGTATCAAAGATGGGATGACGGTGATTGCAGGTGGCTTCGGCCTGTGTGGCATCCCCGAAAACCTGATTGCTGAGATTAAGCGCCGGGGGGTTAAAGACCTTTCTGTTGTGTCCAACAACTGTGGGGTTGATGGCTTTGGCCTGGGTCTGCTGCTTGAAGATCGCCAGATCAGTAAGATTTTTGCCTCTTATGTGGGTGAGAACGCAATGTTTGAGCAGCAGATGCTCAATAATGAAATCGATGTAGTACTTACGCCCCAAGGTACCCTGGCAGAAAAAATGCGTGCAGGCGGTGCCGGTATTCCCGCTTTCTATACCGCGACAGGTTACGGTACGCCGATTGGTGACGGTAAAGAGGTACGCGAGTTCAACGGTCGTCACTACATTTTAGAAGAGGCGATCACGGGAGACTTCGCAATTGTAAAAGGGTGGAAAGCCGACCGATATGGCAACGTGATGTATCGCCATACTGCGCAGAACTTCAACCCAATGGCTGCGACTGCCGGAAAAATCACCGTAGTGGAAGTTGAGGAAATTGTTGAGCCGGGTGAGCTGGAGCCAAGCCAAATCCACACGCCGGGTATTTATGTGGATCGCATTATTCAAGGCTCTTTCGAGAAGCGTATTGAGAAGCGTACGGTGCGCAGTTAA
- a CDS encoding two-component system response regulator — MQTHEQRLLIIDDDEMFCHVLSRALSRRGYEVMVAHDADQALTVAAQFVPTMATLDLKLEHSSGLKLLPELLITVPHCRIVVLTGYSSIATAVEAIKLGAVNYLCKPADADDVIHAFEQQEGDPNIELADNPPSINRITWEHIQKVLQEHDGNISATARALGMHRRTLQRKLQKRPVRR, encoded by the coding sequence ATGCAGACGCACGAGCAACGCCTTCTAATTATTGATGACGATGAAATGTTTTGCCATGTATTGAGCCGAGCGCTCAGCCGACGTGGCTACGAGGTAATGGTTGCCCACGATGCCGACCAAGCACTAACGGTAGCGGCGCAATTTGTGCCAACCATGGCAACATTGGATCTTAAACTCGAACACAGCTCGGGCCTTAAACTACTACCTGAGCTGCTCATCACCGTGCCCCATTGCCGCATTGTGGTGCTTACCGGCTATTCGAGCATTGCCACCGCAGTAGAAGCAATCAAGCTAGGCGCAGTGAACTACTTGTGTAAACCCGCTGACGCGGACGACGTTATTCATGCGTTTGAACAGCAGGAAGGCGACCCCAACATCGAGCTTGCCGATAACCCGCCCTCTATCAATCGCATTACCTGGGAACATATCCAAAAAGTGCTTCAAGAGCACGATGGCAATATTTCAGCGACTGCCCGCGCGCTGGGCATGCACCGGCGAACCTTACAACGCAAGTTACAAAAACGCCCAGTTCGCCGTTAA
- a CDS encoding D-beta-hydroxybutyrate dehydrogenase, producing MSSPVAATPRVAVVTGTTTGIGAAVVKHFCELGHQVLAVDFNPKGKEVADAAGAAFYQADLTDPDACRAAIADAVKRFGGVDILVNNAGIQHVASIETFPEEKWRQIIDLMLTAPFILTQAAWPSMREKGWGRIINIASIHAQVASPGKSAYVSAKHGMMGLTKTAALEGGEQGITANAICPAYVRTPLVDNQIADQAKLHGMGEQEVIENIMLKNAAVKRLIEPIEVAQMVAYLASDAAGAVTGSSWNIDLGWTAH from the coding sequence ATGAGTTCTCCAGTAGCCGCAACCCCCCGCGTTGCTGTGGTAACCGGTACCACCACAGGCATTGGTGCCGCTGTTGTGAAACATTTTTGTGAGCTGGGCCATCAGGTTCTCGCCGTGGATTTCAATCCAAAAGGCAAGGAAGTGGCCGATGCGGCTGGCGCGGCGTTTTACCAGGCTGACCTAACTGATCCTGATGCGTGTCGTGCTGCTATCGCGGATGCGGTAAAGCGCTTTGGTGGCGTGGATATTTTGGTGAATAATGCGGGTATTCAGCACGTTGCGTCGATTGAAACCTTTCCTGAAGAGAAGTGGCGTCAAATTATTGATCTAATGCTCACGGCGCCTTTCATCCTCACTCAAGCGGCTTGGCCATCAATGCGTGAAAAAGGCTGGGGGCGAATTATTAATATTGCCTCGATTCATGCCCAAGTCGCCTCGCCCGGCAAGTCTGCGTACGTAAGTGCTAAGCATGGCATGATGGGGTTGACCAAAACGGCTGCGCTGGAAGGCGGCGAGCAGGGGATTACTGCCAACGCTATTTGCCCTGCCTATGTGAGAACACCGCTGGTGGATAACCAAATCGCCGATCAAGCCAAGCTGCACGGTATGGGCGAGCAAGAGGTGATTGAAAACATCATGCTAAAAAATGCCGCGGTTAAGCGTTTAATCGAACCAATCGAAGTGGCACAGATGGTAGCGTATCTCGCTTCTGACGCTGCTGGTGCGGTAACCGGTTCAAGCTGGAATATTGACCTAGGCTGGACAGCCCACTAA
- a CDS encoding two-component sensor histidine kinase — MPTALPLPLSTPNRNLVRLTIVRGITWTGFLLAIIVGIEFLAFDLPVTAVVGVVIAMGVLNIATWWRLGRPRAVKHIEYLSHLLADVAGLTLLFYFSGGSTNPFITYYLVPVTIAAATLPWRHAWTVAACSMAGYTFLMFYYHPIPQLGHINSDGPLSLHVLGMWLNFGLSAGLVTFFIYKMAHALRNRDKALSLTRESALRNEQVLAVATQAAGTAHELGTPLSTMAVLLKEMQDEALRDSVLQQDIALLRQQVDVCKSRLQHLVTNADRRRMAEPEVLDAEVWLAGVVQRWLVIRPDVSHHFDVNEKRGRPWLAVDATLDQALTNLLNNAADANPEQIAIRLDWQEESVIIDIRDHGPGIAMSIADQLGDTFVSTKSKGMGIGLFLTHATINRFGGGVRLYNHPEGGTLTEVTLPRCSAPDR; from the coding sequence ATGCCCACCGCCCTTCCCCTGCCACTGTCAACGCCAAACCGCAATCTGGTTCGATTGACCATTGTCCGAGGCATTACATGGACAGGCTTTTTACTGGCGATTATTGTCGGCATCGAATTCTTAGCGTTTGATTTACCCGTTACAGCAGTGGTCGGCGTGGTCATTGCTATGGGCGTGCTTAATATTGCGACTTGGTGGCGTCTTGGCAGGCCCCGGGCGGTAAAACATATTGAATACCTTTCCCACTTATTAGCCGATGTGGCCGGTTTAACACTGCTATTTTATTTTTCCGGTGGCTCTACCAACCCGTTTATTACCTATTACCTAGTGCCAGTGACCATTGCAGCCGCCACGCTACCCTGGCGGCATGCCTGGACAGTGGCCGCCTGCTCTATGGCGGGTTATACGTTTTTGATGTTTTACTATCACCCTATTCCGCAGCTAGGCCACATCAATAGCGATGGCCCACTCAGCCTTCACGTGCTGGGCATGTGGCTCAACTTTGGCTTATCGGCGGGGCTGGTCACTTTTTTTATTTATAAAATGGCGCATGCGCTTCGCAACCGGGATAAAGCCTTGTCGCTCACTCGGGAATCTGCTCTGCGCAACGAGCAGGTATTAGCAGTGGCTACCCAAGCCGCAGGCACTGCACACGAACTAGGCACCCCACTCTCCACCATGGCGGTGCTTCTTAAAGAGATGCAAGATGAAGCACTTAGGGACAGCGTGCTTCAGCAAGACATTGCGCTGTTGCGCCAGCAGGTCGATGTGTGCAAGTCGCGTTTGCAGCACTTAGTTACCAATGCGGATCGGCGGCGTATGGCTGAACCTGAAGTGCTTGATGCAGAAGTGTGGTTGGCAGGCGTAGTGCAGCGCTGGCTGGTTATCAGGCCCGATGTTAGCCACCACTTCGATGTTAACGAGAAGCGTGGCCGCCCTTGGCTTGCCGTGGATGCTACCCTTGACCAAGCACTCACTAACTTATTAAACAATGCCGCCGATGCAAATCCAGAGCAGATTGCCATTCGGTTAGATTGGCAGGAAGAGAGCGTCATTATCGATATACGCGATCATGGCCCCGGGATTGCTATGTCCATCGCTGACCAGCTTGGCGATACCTTCGTCTCTACAAAAAGCAAAGGGATGGGAATTGGCTTGTTTTTAACCCATGCCACGATTAACCGCTTTGGCGGCGGCGTTAGACTGTACAATCACCCTGAAGGTGGCACGTTAACGGAAGTAACGCTTCCACGCTGCTCCGCCCCAGATAGGTAA
- a CDS encoding succinyl-CoA--3-ketoacid-CoA transferase has protein sequence MALTREQMAQRVARELEDGFYVNLGIGIPTLVANYVPEGIDVMLQSENGLLGMGRFPTEEEVDSDMINAGKQTVTARPGAAIFSSAESFAMIRGGHVDLTVLGAFEVDQEGNIASWMVPGKLIKGMGGAMDLVAGAENIICTMTHASKHGESKLLEKCTLPLTGAGCINRVLTDLAYLEIKDGAFILKERAPGVSVEEIIEKTAGKLIVPDNVPEMTFDE, from the coding sequence ATGGCTTTAACACGTGAACAGATGGCCCAACGCGTTGCTCGCGAGCTTGAAGATGGCTTCTACGTTAATTTAGGTATCGGCATTCCCACTCTGGTTGCCAACTACGTACCTGAAGGTATTGATGTCATGCTGCAGTCTGAAAATGGCTTGCTGGGCATGGGACGCTTTCCGACGGAGGAAGAAGTAGACTCGGATATGATTAATGCCGGTAAGCAGACGGTAACCGCTAGACCCGGTGCGGCAATTTTTTCTTCGGCTGAATCGTTTGCCATGATCCGCGGTGGTCATGTCGATTTAACGGTGCTTGGCGCCTTTGAAGTCGACCAGGAAGGCAACATTGCCTCTTGGATGGTGCCTGGTAAATTGATCAAAGGCATGGGTGGCGCTATGGATTTGGTCGCAGGCGCCGAAAATATTATCTGTACAATGACCCATGCGTCTAAACATGGCGAATCTAAACTGCTGGAGAAGTGTACGCTGCCATTAACCGGTGCAGGTTGTATCAATCGCGTTCTGACAGATCTCGCCTATCTTGAAATTAAAGACGGTGCATTCATTTTGAAAGAGCGTGCGCCGGGTGTAAGCGTTGAAGAGATCATTGAGAAAACCGCTGGAAAGCTCATTGTTCCAGATAACGTTCCTGAAATGACCTTTGATGAGTAA
- a CDS encoding peptide chain release factor 3, with protein MSDANIAREAELRRTFAIISHPDAGKTTITEKLLLFGNAIQMAGSVKSKRNDRHATSDWMKMEQERGISVTTSVMQFPYGGRIVNLLDTPGHEDFSEDTYRTLTAVDSALMVIDGAKGVEDRTIKLMEVCRLRTTPILTFINKMDRDIRDPIEVMDEVETVLNIQCAPMTWPIGMGRHFKGVYHLYNDVVHLYTQGQGSRIPDDKRIEGLDNPEVDAVLGEEQAEELRMEVELVRGASHEFDLEAYRRGELSPVYFGTAMGNFGVREMLDGFVEHAPAPQPRNTDTREVTAHDERFTGFVFKIQANMDPNHRDRIAFLRVCSGKYEKNMKMRHVRIGKDVKIADALTFMASDRSQVEEAWPGDIIGLHNHGTIQIGDTFTVGEDMRFTGIPHFAPELFKRVRLKDPLKMKALQKGLQQLSEEGATQVFMPMDNNDLILGAVGTLQFDVVAHRLKEEYKVDCLYEGVNVQTARWVYCEDAKMLEEFKRKASTNLAIDGGGYLTYIAPTRVNLQMTQERWPDIRFQPTREH; from the coding sequence ATGTCTGACGCTAACATAGCGCGCGAAGCTGAACTGCGCCGTACCTTTGCTATCATTTCACACCCTGACGCGGGTAAAACAACTATCACTGAAAAGCTGCTGCTGTTTGGGAACGCTATCCAGATGGCTGGCTCGGTGAAGAGTAAGCGCAATGACCGTCATGCTACTTCTGACTGGATGAAGATGGAGCAGGAGCGGGGTATCTCGGTAACCACCTCGGTGATGCAGTTCCCCTATGGTGGGCGTATTGTAAACCTGCTAGATACGCCAGGGCATGAAGACTTCTCCGAAGATACTTACCGCACGCTGACAGCGGTCGATTCAGCGTTAATGGTGATTGATGGCGCAAAAGGGGTTGAGGATCGCACCATCAAGCTGATGGAGGTGTGTCGTCTGCGCACTACGCCTATCCTGACTTTCATCAATAAGATGGATCGTGATATCCGCGACCCCATTGAGGTGATGGATGAAGTAGAAACCGTATTAAACATTCAGTGTGCGCCGATGACCTGGCCGATTGGCATGGGACGGCACTTCAAAGGGGTGTATCACCTCTATAACGACGTTGTTCATCTGTATACCCAAGGTCAGGGTAGTCGCATTCCTGACGATAAGCGTATTGAAGGGTTAGATAACCCTGAAGTGGATGCTGTGTTGGGTGAAGAGCAAGCAGAAGAACTGCGTATGGAGGTTGAGTTAGTACGCGGTGCGTCCCATGAGTTTGACCTTGAGGCTTACCGCCGCGGCGAGTTATCACCCGTTTATTTTGGTACTGCCATGGGGAACTTTGGCGTACGCGAAATGTTGGATGGCTTTGTAGAGCATGCCCCGGCGCCCCAACCCCGCAATACCGATACGCGTGAAGTGACCGCTCACGATGAGCGCTTTACCGGTTTTGTCTTTAAAATTCAGGCCAACATGGACCCGAATCATCGAGACCGCATTGCCTTCTTGCGCGTATGTTCGGGAAAGTATGAAAAAAACATGAAAATGCGCCATGTGCGTATTGGTAAGGATGTGAAAATTGCCGATGCGTTGACCTTTATGGCCTCGGATCGCTCGCAGGTAGAAGAGGCGTGGCCGGGCGATATTATTGGTTTACACAACCATGGCACTATTCAGATCGGCGATACCTTTACGGTGGGTGAAGATATGCGCTTTACCGGCATTCCTCACTTTGCCCCGGAGCTGTTTAAGCGTGTGCGCTTAAAAGACCCATTGAAAATGAAGGCACTGCAGAAGGGACTTCAGCAGCTTTCAGAAGAGGGGGCTACTCAAGTATTTATGCCGATGGACAATAATGACTTAATTTTAGGTGCGGTAGGTACGCTCCAGTTTGACGTGGTCGCCCACCGGTTGAAGGAAGAGTACAAAGTTGACTGCCTGTATGAAGGCGTCAACGTGCAAACGGCGCGCTGGGTATATTGTGAAGATGCCAAGATGCTGGAGGAGTTCAAGCGCAAGGCCAGTACCAATTTGGCAATCGATGGGGGAGGGTATCTTACCTACATTGCGCCAACCCGGGTTAACTTGCAGATGACCCAGGAGCGTTGGCCCGACATCCGCTTCCAGCCGACTCGCGAGCATTAA
- a CDS encoding dihydroorotase — protein sequence MDAITLTRPDDWHLHLRDDEALNAVVGHTAAQMGRAIIMPNLKPPVTTTEQAIAYRERILAALPPGSRFEPLMTLYLTDTTPVSEIEKAVESCVVKAVKLYPAGATTNSASGVTDIAHCDEAIAMMAKLGMPLLVHGEVTDSDIDIFDREAAFIERVMKPLLARHPSLKVVFEHITTQQAAEFVAAAPGNIAATITAHHLLFNRNKMLAGGIRPHYYCLPILKREQHRLALLKAATSGSAKFFLGTDSAPHAQGDKESSCGCAGAYTAPAAIELYAVAFEEMQALDKLEAFASLNGPRFYGLSPNTDTITLERREWRLPERFPYAAGQDIIPLMAGETLPWALKDA from the coding sequence GTGGACGCTATTACGTTAACCCGCCCTGATGATTGGCACCTTCATTTACGTGATGATGAGGCGCTAAACGCCGTGGTAGGCCATACCGCCGCCCAAATGGGTCGAGCGATTATCATGCCAAACCTCAAGCCCCCCGTGACCACCACCGAGCAGGCCATTGCTTACCGCGAGCGCATCTTGGCAGCGCTACCCCCTGGGAGTCGCTTTGAGCCGCTAATGACGCTCTACTTAACCGATACAACGCCTGTCAGTGAAATTGAAAAAGCGGTTGAAAGTTGTGTAGTGAAAGCCGTTAAGCTCTATCCAGCGGGGGCAACGACTAATTCGGCCTCTGGCGTTACCGATATTGCCCACTGCGATGAGGCAATTGCGATGATGGCCAAGTTGGGTATGCCATTATTGGTTCATGGTGAAGTCACCGATAGTGATATCGATATTTTCGACCGTGAAGCAGCGTTTATAGAGCGGGTAATGAAGCCCCTGCTAGCGAGGCATCCTAGCCTTAAAGTGGTTTTTGAGCACATTACGACCCAGCAGGCTGCGGAGTTTGTTGCCGCTGCGCCCGGCAATATTGCAGCTACCATTACTGCTCACCATTTGCTATTTAACCGTAACAAGATGCTGGCGGGTGGCATTCGCCCCCATTACTACTGCTTGCCGATTTTAAAACGCGAACAGCATCGTCTGGCGTTACTAAAAGCTGCGACCAGTGGAAGCGCTAAGTTTTTCCTGGGTACCGATAGTGCTCCCCATGCCCAAGGTGATAAGGAGTCGAGCTGTGGTTGTGCAGGTGCGTATACGGCGCCTGCCGCGATTGAACTGTATGCAGTCGCGTTTGAAGAGATGCAGGCGCTGGATAAGCTTGAAGCCTTTGCCAGCTTAAATGGTCCGCGTTTTTACGGACTTTCCCCCAATACTGACACCATCACGCTGGAACGCCGTGAATGGCGTTTGCCTGAACGCTTCCCCTACGCCGCAGGGCAGGACATCATTCCGCTTATGGCAGGTGAAACCTTGCCGTGGGCACTTAAAGACGCCTAA
- a CDS encoding bifunctional methylenetetrahydrofolate dehydrogenase/methenyltetrahydrofolate cyclohydrolase, giving the protein MVAQLIDGKAIAANVRHAVAEKVSARQQAGARVPGLAVVVVGEDPASHVYVSNKHRACEQAGILSFQHALPANTTQETLETLVDQLNDDPAVDGILVQLPLPDHMDARPILERIRPDKDVDGFHPYNIGRLAQRMPSLRPCTPKGIMTMLAQSGIAVRGLDATVVGASNIVGRPMALELMLAGCTTTVCHRFTQNLQTHVSRADLLVVAVGKPGIVNSEWIKPGAIVIDVGINRQEDGSLMGDVDFTIAAERASFITPVPGGVGPMTVATLLENTLEAAERHDKAL; this is encoded by the coding sequence ATGGTCGCCCAACTCATCGATGGCAAAGCCATCGCCGCTAATGTCCGTCACGCCGTTGCCGAAAAAGTCAGCGCACGCCAGCAAGCCGGCGCTCGAGTACCCGGACTAGCCGTTGTAGTGGTCGGAGAAGACCCAGCGTCTCACGTGTACGTCAGCAACAAGCACCGTGCCTGCGAGCAAGCGGGCATTCTCTCTTTTCAACACGCCCTGCCCGCCAACACCACGCAGGAAACGCTGGAAACCCTAGTCGATCAGCTAAACGATGACCCTGCGGTTGATGGCATTCTGGTTCAACTACCTCTGCCAGACCATATGGATGCACGACCCATTTTAGAGCGCATCCGTCCTGATAAGGATGTTGATGGCTTTCACCCTTACAACATTGGCCGCTTAGCCCAGCGAATGCCGTCGCTGCGGCCCTGTACGCCTAAAGGCATTATGACCATGCTGGCGCAAAGCGGGATTGCGGTGCGTGGCTTAGATGCCACCGTTGTAGGCGCCTCTAACATTGTAGGCCGCCCAATGGCACTAGAGCTTATGCTCGCGGGCTGCACCACGACGGTTTGCCATCGTTTTACTCAGAACCTGCAAACGCATGTTAGTCGTGCTGACCTATTGGTGGTTGCTGTTGGCAAGCCTGGCATCGTTAATAGCGAATGGATTAAGCCTGGCGCTATTGTTATCGATGTAGGTATTAACCGACAAGAAGATGGCTCACTGATGGGAGATGTCGACTTTACCATCGCCGCTGAACGCGCCAGCTTTATCACACCGGTGCCCGGCGGCGTAGGGCCAATGACGGTTGCTACCCTGCTTGAAAACACCCTAGAAGCCGCTGAGCGCCACGACAAAGCTCTATAA
- a CDS encoding amino acid dehydrogenase codes for MARQSVVLGAGMVGVSIAWHLQQRGHQVTLVDRSQPGRETSFGNAGIIQREAVRPYPFPRDMKTILSVLPNNRVDIRYRPAGMFNAASPLLSYWHHSSSRLYKKIIPEWASLIELCLETHGPMIEAAGADHLVRREGWLEIYRTPEKLAKRVKEAEEARALYNVQFAVLDRAALTAKEPDLSSDIIGAIHWLDPWTVADPGGLVAAYAASFVEQGGRILQTDINGFQQEGEGWKVDTAAETLEADEVVVALGPWAGEWMKKLGYHFPTFVKRGYHMHYATQTNAKLNYWLMDAEVGYLLAPMNAGVRLTTGAELDRLESPAHEQQLGAAEKVARTVFPLGERCDAAAWKGARPCLPDMKPVIGPAPRHPGLWLAFGHGHQGFTLGPATGQLLADMMENKPTAIDMAPFRADRF; via the coding sequence ATGGCGCGTCAATCGGTGGTGTTAGGGGCAGGAATGGTAGGCGTCAGCATTGCATGGCACTTACAGCAGCGTGGTCACCAGGTGACACTCGTCGATCGCAGCCAGCCTGGCCGTGAAACCTCCTTTGGTAATGCGGGCATTATTCAGCGGGAAGCAGTTAGGCCTTACCCCTTTCCTCGGGACATGAAGACTATTCTCAGCGTATTGCCGAATAACCGTGTGGATATTCGTTATCGCCCGGCGGGCATGTTTAATGCAGCATCACCTTTGCTTAGCTACTGGCACCACTCATCTTCGCGGCTTTATAAGAAAATTATTCCTGAGTGGGCTTCATTGATTGAGCTCTGCTTAGAGACCCATGGGCCAATGATTGAAGCCGCTGGCGCGGATCATTTAGTTCGCCGTGAAGGGTGGTTGGAAATTTATCGTACGCCTGAAAAGCTTGCCAAACGTGTGAAAGAGGCAGAAGAGGCGCGAGCGCTATATAACGTGCAGTTTGCGGTGTTAGATCGTGCTGCTCTGACTGCGAAAGAGCCGGATTTAAGCAGTGATATTATCGGGGCTATTCATTGGCTCGATCCATGGACAGTTGCCGATCCGGGTGGGCTAGTAGCTGCATACGCTGCTTCGTTTGTTGAGCAAGGCGGACGAATCTTGCAAACCGATATTAATGGTTTCCAGCAAGAAGGAGAGGGTTGGAAAGTCGATACTGCTGCTGAAACGTTAGAAGCCGATGAGGTTGTCGTGGCGCTTGGGCCGTGGGCAGGTGAGTGGATGAAAAAATTGGGTTACCACTTCCCGACCTTTGTTAAGCGTGGTTACCACATGCACTATGCAACGCAAACCAATGCTAAGCTTAATTACTGGCTGATGGACGCAGAGGTGGGCTATTTGCTGGCGCCTATGAACGCGGGCGTGAGGCTGACGACAGGCGCAGAGCTTGATCGACTTGAGTCGCCGGCTCATGAGCAGCAGTTGGGTGCCGCCGAAAAAGTGGCTCGCACCGTTTTTCCGCTTGGCGAGCGGTGCGACGCAGCTGCTTGGAAAGGCGCACGCCCATGCTTGCCGGATATGAAGCCGGTGATTGGCCCAGCACCGCGTCACCCAGGGCTGTGGTTGGCATTTGGCCATGGCCACCAAGGGTTTACGTTGGGGCCAGCCACAGGACAGTTGCTTGCCGATATGATGGAAAATAAGCCAACGGCTATCGATATGGCGCCGTTCCGCGCAGACCGTTTTTAA
- a CDS encoding glutaredoxin gives MFVVIFGRMSCPFCVRAKQLADHLESTGKIEGYRYVDMPTEGVTKEDIAKTAGKPIHTVPQIFVDQQHIGGFTEFDHYVRNKQLLAS, from the coding sequence ATGTTTGTGGTTATTTTTGGTCGCATGTCTTGCCCTTTTTGCGTCCGCGCAAAGCAGTTAGCTGACCACCTGGAAAGCACAGGAAAAATTGAAGGCTATCGCTATGTAGATATGCCTACAGAGGGTGTTACCAAAGAAGATATTGCAAAAACTGCGGGCAAACCAATTCACACAGTTCCGCAAATATTTGTCGACCAACAGCACATTGGCGGTTTTACGGAATTCGACCACTATGTGCGCAATAAACAGCTACTCGCCTCTTAA
- a CDS encoding 5'-methylthioadenosine/S-adenosylhomocysteine nucleosidase, translating to MRRIGIIGAMAQEVNLLASQLENAARYEHAGFVFYTGTRYGLEVVVLQSGIGKVNAAVGTAILLERHQPDAVINTGSAGGFATDLNIGDVIISDEVRHHDVDAVVFGYELGQVPGMPAAYQADKQLRDLARGAIAALGEVNVREGLIATGDAFMADPERVATTRAQFPTMLAVEMEGAAIAQTCHLYGCPFVVIRALSDIPGSGDNHLSFEQFLDIAADHSSRMVDQMLITLGNT from the coding sequence GTGCGACGGATTGGAATTATTGGCGCCATGGCGCAAGAAGTTAACCTTTTAGCCAGCCAGCTTGAAAATGCTGCGCGTTATGAACACGCCGGTTTTGTATTCTATACCGGTACGCGCTATGGGTTAGAGGTGGTGGTGTTGCAGTCAGGCATCGGTAAGGTCAACGCAGCCGTAGGCACCGCTATCCTGCTTGAGCGTCATCAGCCTGACGCTGTTATTAACACCGGCTCGGCAGGCGGCTTCGCTACCGATCTAAATATCGGCGATGTCATCATCTCTGATGAAGTTCGTCACCATGATGTGGACGCCGTCGTGTTCGGCTATGAATTAGGACAAGTTCCAGGCATGCCCGCCGCTTATCAGGCTGATAAGCAGTTACGCGATCTAGCACGTGGCGCCATTGCAGCGCTGGGGGAAGTAAACGTTCGTGAAGGGTTAATCGCCACAGGGGACGCCTTTATGGCCGATCCGGAACGCGTAGCCACAACGCGCGCTCAGTTCCCTACGATGCTGGCGGTTGAAATGGAAGGTGCCGCGATTGCACAAACCTGCCATCTCTACGGATGCCCGTTTGTGGTTATCCGCGCGCTGTCGGACATACCTGGCAGCGGCGACAACCATCTCTCTTTTGAACAGTTCTTAGATATCGCCGCAGACCACTCGTCCCGCATGGTTGATCAAATGCTTATAACGCTCGGCAACACCTAG